TTGCGACGATGTCCAGTGTTGGTGGCGAAGTGATTTCTGAAGCTCAGCTCGTTGACGTTTTTGCTCATCTTTTTGGAACGCTTGAGAGTTCATGAGAGTGATTTTAGGTGTCAAGTTTGCTATTTAAACTGGTAATCCTCTTTGCGCTCAAGTAGCCCCAATGTGCGGCTATATAGTCTCTGCAGTTCTGGGTGCCACTCCTTGAGGTTTTTTACAGCTCTAGTCACCGAGGCGATCACCAGCTCGACAGCAACACTACTCTCGGCGCTGGCGCAGGTACCGATGAACCAAACGATTCTTGTCAGAACCTACGACTAACTTCCCAATCACTGAAACATCCAAGCACCGACTGTTGTGATTCAGTGATCAAAAAAACGGCAACCTGGCCGTATTTCTTTCCAAGGTAAATTGCTTCCTCGTTTGACAGTCCGATTACTGCCCAACTTTTTTCTGCGTGATCCGAATTTGGGTCACTTCCGAGTGCGTGCATTGAATCAAAACCAAGTTTTGTGATATCGGAGCGAAGTTTTTCGTTTTGGGATTCATTTATTTCCGGTCGTGGGGTTTCGTGCGACTTTTTCTGGGTCACTTCACCTGACCCCGAACAGTTTCAGAACCTTCAATACCGTGTCGGAGCGCCCGAGAGCCAGCTCGGCAAAGTCGGGCTCAAGGTTTGCGACGACCGCTCGAAGTTCGGCAACCTTGGGCCGCTTTGTGGTCTTTACGTAGCTCAGCCACAGGACCCGTGCTTGCCGTTCCCGAGAGACCCTCACAACTTGGGCGGGTCGCCGTACGTGGCCATTGGAAATCTGAATGACCCAATCGCCTGCCCGAGCCTTGGTCGGTTCATCCCAGTAAAGCCAGCCAAGAGAACTCGGCAAGCCCGAAGCCTTGGCGGCTGCCTTGGCGCTGCCTCGACTTCGCTCGGCAATCCGTTCTTCCTTTACCCCGGCTGTGGCCACTTCATAGAAGACCAGTCGAGACAGGCGGGCGGGAA
This genomic stretch from Deltaproteobacteria bacterium harbors:
- a CDS encoding DUF3293 domain-containing protein, whose translation is MTQKKSHETPRPEINESQNEKLRSDITKLGFDSMHALGSDPNSDHAEKSWAVIGLSNEEAIYLGKKYGQVAVFLITESQQSVLGCFSDWEVSRRF